The Schizosaccharomyces pombe strain 972h- genome assembly, chromosome: I genome contains a region encoding:
- the pld1 gene encoding phospholipase D Pld1 — protein sequence MTIHQGGNSVIDNVPYSLNTNVNDSIYSEKGTGRKDAEDHTPSKITDLEKNVDHSIPSFPENDPKNYSEFVNLNPPKRPDLEHTRGSSWHTASENVNDLAANDSTRVQTPEFITQTMEDENVEVPPLERDERDAAAAHTSKANRNSARQMWAQLMASVRKFKREDEKPILKENLPAINLFEAGIPASLPIAKHFIRDKSGQPVLPIITDLIKVSVLDVEPKHNRIHSTFTIQVEYGTGPHAIRWLIYRQLRDFINLHSHFLFFEFQHRFSGRRMKLPKFPKEVLPYLVKLRGYQKILYSNPSDQLIDETHSISDISWESHSQDGDRTTGQPRHANNGRKKHGNFWTIQGNTLGVYLQEMIHNLQFFPEVNVLYSFLEFSSLGLYLAGAGTFHGKEGFATLKRNYSPTQYMLCCNTTMMKTRSQPFWIIVSESCIILCDNMLSMQPADVFIWDVDFEITRKNFRKAHSKDTNEKIRLSHHSFKIKNRQKVMKLSVRSGRWLQQFINSVQVAQGLTAWCEIHRFDSFAPVRTNVAVQWMVDARDHMWNVSRAIKNAKRCIMIHGWWLSPELQMRRPYSMAHKWRIDRILNEKAHEGVMVYIMIYRNIDATIPIDSFHTKEHLQSLHPNIYVIRSPSHFRQNALFWAHHEKLVVVDDAITFIGGIDLCFGRYDTPQHILYDDKPVADKTGLCEQTWRGKDYSNARVHDFFDLTEPYKDMYDRLAVPRMGWHDVSMCIIGQPARDAARHFVQRWNYLIQCKKPARKTPLLIPPPDFTTDQLTDSQLTGTCEVQVLRSAGLWSLGLVDTVEQSIQNAYVTCIEKSEHFIYIENQFFVTSTTCEGTTIENRVGDALVERIIRAHKNNEKWRGVIMIPLLPGFEGQIDLQEGGSLRLIVECQYRSICHGEHSIFGRLNAKGIDGSKYLRFYGLRGWAHLGENHELVTEMIYVHAKILIADDRVAVIGSANINERSLLGNRDSEIAAVIRDTLTIDSKMDGKPYKVGKFAHTLRKRLMREHLGLETDVLEQREYNMDGLDRDTEWKRVEVWTPDEGNAINGSAYTAEELKMKYRSQSQFTTTPDILRKAEKSMKKLDQRVSLIPSSIEFNIKTQKDKVEFEKNYEKSKKGPDVIANALVGGIPLSLKTKEDSLYELSKFSQCGEDQRPMVLKDPDHLVPEPSRPHCGNGLVFYDDIPLLEVNPISGETIPKFDASSFEDPVCDEFFEDIWSKVASNNTTIYRHIFRCVPDDEMLTWESYNEWKKYGKRFKEEQARWRQEELSNLHETHEKSENDPKNPKAGSQGSGNTSASEDSKTEKPKTRTNNGLQVPDKRVVYDLLRGIRGQLVELPLKWMSTESNARNWLSSIDKIPPLEIYD from the coding sequence ATGACAATTCATCAAGGTGGAAATTCAGTGATTGATAATGTACCTTATTCGTTAAACACAAATGTAAATGATAGCATCTACTCTGAAAAGGGGACAGGACGGAAAGATGCAGAAGATCACACACCATCCAAAATTACAGATCTTGAAAAAAACGTCGACCATTCTATTCCATCGTTTCCTGAGAATGATCCAAAAAACTACTCtgaatttgttaatttaaatCCTCCAAAACGGCCCGATTTGGAACACACCCGGGGGTCTTCTTGGCATACAGCCTCTGAAAACGTTAACGATCTTGCTGCGAATGATAGTACAAGAGTGCAAACTCCAGAATTTATCACACAGACAATGGAGGATGAGAACGTTGAAGTTCCTCCTTTAGAGAGAGACGAACGTGATGCAGCTGCTGCCCATACAAGTAAGGCAAACCGTAATTCTGCCAGACAAATGTGGGCACAATTAATGGCTTCTGTTCGCAAATTTAAAAGGGAAGATGAAAAGCCTATATTAAAGGAGAACTTGCCTGCTATTAATCTTTTCGAAGCAGGCATACCTGCATCTTTACCTATAGCCAAGCATTTTATTCGAGATAAATCTGGGCAGCCGGTATTGCCTATTATTACCGACCTAATAAAGGTCTCAGTGCTTGATGTGGAGCCTAAACATAATCGCATACACAGTACTTTCACAATTCAAGTTGAATATGGTACTGGGCCACATGCTATCCGTTGGTTGATTTACAGACAGTTGCGCGATTTCATAAATCTTCATTCacactttcttttttttgaatttcaacATCGATTTTCCGGAAGACGCATGAAATTGCCtaaatttccaaaagaaGTGCTCCCTTACTTGGTGAAACTCCGGggttatcaaaaaatactgTATTCCAATCCCAGTGACCAACTTATTGATGAAACACATAGCATTTCTGACATATCATGGGAGTCACATTCGCAAGATGGTGATCGGACGACTGGTCAACCAAGGCATGCCAATAATGGTAGAAAAAAACACGGAAATTTTTGGACCATTCAAGGTAATACTCTTGGTGTATACTTACAAGAAATGATCcataatttacaattttttcccGAAGTGAATGTgctttattcatttttagaGTTTAGTTCATTAGGATTGTACTTAGCTGGAGCCGGAACTTTTCATGGCAAAGAAGGATTCGCGACCTTGAAACGAAATTATTCTCCTACTCAATATATGTTGTGCTGTAATACTACTATGATGAAAACTAGGAGTCAACCGTTTTGGATAATCGTTTCTGAAAGTTGTATAATATTGTGTGATAATATGCTTTCAATGCAGCCAGCAGATGTATTTATATGGGATGTCGACTTTGAAATTACGCGTAAAAACTTTCGAAAGGCACATTCAAAAGACactaatgaaaaaattcgtCTTTCCCATCactcttttaaaattaaaaatcgGCAGAAAGTAATGAAATTATCAGTGCGAAGTGGTCGTTGGTTGCAACAATTTATCAACAGCGTTCAAGTTGCTCAAGGATTAACTGCTTGGTGTGAAATACATAGGTTCGACAGCTTTGCACCTGTTAGAACTAACGTTGCTGTTCAATGGATGGTAGATGCAAGGGATCATATGTGGAATGTTAGCAGGGCTATAAAGAATGCAAAGCGCTGTATTATGATTCATGGATGGTGGTTAAGTCCTGAATTGCAAATGCGACGACCTTATAGTATGGCTCACAAGTGGAGAATTGATCGTATCCTTAATGAAAAGGCACATGAAGGAGTCATGGTGTACATAATGATCTATCGCAATATTGACGCTACCATACCCATAGACTCATTCCATACTAAGGAACATCTTCAATCTCTACATCCGAATATTTATGTTATCCGCTCTCCTTCTCACTTTCGCCAAAACGCACTCTTTTGGGCTCATCATGAGAAGCTTGTGGTAGTGGATGATGCTATAACTTTTATTGGTGGTATTGATCTTTGTTTCGGCAGGTATGATACTCCTCAACATATTCTGTATGATGACAAGCCTGTTGCTGATAAAACTGGTTTATGCGAGCAAACTTGGAGGGGAAAAGATTATTCAAATGCTCGCGTtcatgatttttttgaccTTACTGAACCTTACAAAGATATGTATGACCGATTGGCGGTACCTCGTATGGGTTGGCATGATGTCTCTATGTGCATCATTGGTCAACCTGCTCGAGATGCTGCGCGACACTTTGTTCAGCGATGGAATTATCTTATTCAATGCAAGAAGCCTGCCCGGAAAACACCTTTGCTAATTCCTCCTCCTGATTTTACCACAGACCAATTAACTGATAGCCAATTGACCGGTACCTGCGAAGTACAAGTCCTGAGATCTGCCGGACTATGGTCTTTAGGTTTAGTTGATACTGTTGAGCAAAGTATTCAGAATGCTTATGTTACGTGCATAGAAAAGAGCgaacattttatttatattgaaaatcaatttttcgTAACCTCTACCACTTGTGAAGGTACGACGATAGAAAATCGTGTTGGAGATGCTTTAGTTGAGAGGATTATAAGGGCtcacaaaaataatgaaaaatggCGTGGTGTTATAATGATTCCGTTGCTTCCCGGTTTTGAAGGTCAGATAGATTTACAAGAGGGCGGTAGTCTTAGGTTGATTGTGGAATGTCAATATCGCAGCATTTGCCATGGTGAACATTCAATATTTGGAAGGTTAAATGCCAAGGGTATTGATGGCAGCAAGTACTTGCGTTTTTATGGTTTGCGCGGTTGGGCCCATTTGGGAGAAAACCATGAACTTGTGACTGAAATGATCTATGTTCATGCTAAAATTCTTATTGCAGACGATCGAGTTGCGGTCATTGGTTCCGCAAACATTAATGAACGTTCTTTGCTTGGTAACCGCGATTCTGAAATTGCTGCGGTAATTAGAGATACTCTAACCATTGACTCCAAGATGGACGGTAAGCCCTATAAAGTTGGAAAATTTGCACACACTCTTCGGAAACGACTTATGAGGGAGCACTTAGGTTTAGAGACCGATGTGCTTGAACAACGAGAATACAACATGGATGGCTTGGATCGCGATACAGAGTGGAAACGTGTAGAAGTCTGGACTCCTGATGAAGGCAATGCCATTAATGGTTCTGCTTACACTGCTGAAGagttgaaaatgaaatatcGTTCTCAGAGTCAATTTACCACTACTCCAGACATCTTACGAAAAGCTGAAAAGAGTATGAAGAAACTAGATCAACGTGTCAGTTTAATTCCTTCTTCGATTGAATTCAATATTAAAACTCAAAAGGACAAGGTCGAGTTTGAAAAGAACTACGAGAAGTCTAAAAAAGGGCCTGATGTTATAGCCAACGCCCTAGTAGGCGGCATCCCCTTATCACTGAAAACAAAGGAGGACTCATTATATGAACTTTCCAAGTTCTCTCAATGTGGGGAGGATCAACGTCCAATGGTACTTAAAGACCCTGATCATCTAGTGCCTGAACCCAGTCGTCCACACTGTGGAAATGGACTTGTGTTTTATGATGATATACCATTGCTTGAGGTGAATCCTATTAGTGGAGAAACAATTCCTAAATTTGACGCTTCAAGCTTTGAGGACCCCGTCTGcgatgaattttttgaagacaTATGGTCTAAAGTGGCTTCAAACAATACTACTATTTATCGGCACATATTTCGATGTGTACCGGATGACGAGATGCTAACGTGGGAATCATATAATGAGTGgaaaaaatatggaaaaCGCTTTAAAGAAGAGCAAGCCCGCTGGCGTCAGGAGGAGTTGTCAAATCTACACGAAACTCATGAAAAGTCAGAGAATGATccaaaaaatccaaaggCTGGTTCCCAAGGTAGTGGTAACACGAGTGCAAGTGAAGATTCGAAGACAGAGAAACCAAAAACCCGTACTAATAATGGTTTACAAGTTCCTGACAAACGTGTAGTTTACGACTTACTACGTGGCATTCGGGGACAGTTGGTAGAACTTCCATTAAAATGGATGTCTACCGAATCAAACGCAAGAAATTGGCTCAGTAGTATTGACAAAATCCCTCCGTTAGAAATTTATGATTAG
- the rsm24 gene encoding mitochondrial 37S ribosomal protein mS35: MAFNPLLSLLKADAIFLGQLSKSSFCATSRAFSVFYFTRFKRSAYVSAPFGIEPHDEKELKTIDDNVHSNNLSWQKIQEHEVIRELYRKAAYELPGLTPYTQSFKKPADSQIFRFESDVQMSSFEKMNPKVVVTFKVTNIPLLEEKQRHVLRLLVGPRYNPEEDLVRISSDKYSSALQNKYHLIKILTSLIEESKRNAEKFSHVPLNTGHWKYKKCDKRMPQEWLADATTLTSKKKTTIGKQSHNTVLERESIATTDE; this comes from the exons ATGGCTTTTAATCCCCTTTTATCTTTATTGAAAGCAGATGCCATATTCCTCGGGCAACTTTCCAAATCAAGCTTTTGTGCTACTAGTAGAGCTTTCTCtgttttctattttacAAGATTTAAGCGAAGTGCTTATGTGTCAGCGCCTTTTGGAATCGAGCCTCATGACGAGAAGGaattgaaaacaattgatGATAACGTCCATTCCAATAATCTATCATGGCAGAAAATACAAGAGCACGAGGTCATACGTGAATTGTATAGGAAAGCTGCTTATGAGCTTCCTGGACTTACGC CTTACACACagtcttttaaaaagccTGCTGATAGCCAGATCTTTAGGTTTGAATCTGATGTCCAAATGTCTTCGTTTGAGAAAATGAATCCGAAGGTCGTTGTTACATTTAAAGTTACGAATATTCCTTTGCTAGAGGAGAAACAACGACATGTATTACGATTATTGGTTGGACCAAGATATAATCCGGAGGAGGATTTAGTCAGAATATCTTCCGACAAGTATTCTTCTGCactacaaaataaatatcatcTTATAAAGATATTAACTTCGCTCATTGAAGAATCGAAGAGAAATgctgaaaaattttcacATGTCCCATTGAATACTGGCCATTGGAAATACAAGAAGTGTGATAAACGGATGCCACAGGAATGGCTCGCAGACGCAACTACACTCACttctaaaaagaaaacaacgATTGGCAAGCAATCACATAATACAGTACTTGAACGAGAATCGATAGCAACTACAGATGAATAA